The following proteins are encoded in a genomic region of Magnolia sinica isolate HGM2019 chromosome 1, MsV1, whole genome shotgun sequence:
- the LOC131237310 gene encoding calcium-binding protein KRP1-like: MAKNAVAFEDFIPLMAEKLGEEGLMGELCNGFRLLMDGEKGLITFESLKRNSAVLGLEGMSDDEILSMLREGDMDGDGCLDEMEFCVLMVRMSPELMEDGKRLLEEAVEEELREFMR, translated from the coding sequence ATGGCAAAAAATGCAGTAGCTTTCGAGGATTTCATTCCTCTAATGGCAGAGAAGCTTGGAGAAGAAGGTCTTATGGGGGAGCTTTGTAATGGCTTCCGTCTGTTGATGGATGGAGAGAAGGGCCTGATTACGTTCGAGAGCTTGAAGAGGAATTCTGCTGTTTTGGGGTTGGAGGGGATGAGTGATGATGAGATTTTGAGCATGTTGAGGGAGGGAGATATGGACGGTGATGGTTGCTTGGATGAGATGGAGTTTTGTGTTTTGATGGTTAGGATGAGCCCTGAACTGATGGAAGATGGGAAAAGATTGTTGGAAGAAGCTGTTGAGGAGGAGTTGAGAGAGTTTATGAGGTAg